Proteins encoded together in one Arvicanthis niloticus isolate mArvNil1 chromosome 7, mArvNil1.pat.X, whole genome shotgun sequence window:
- the Tmem128 gene encoding transmembrane protein 128: protein MDAPWAREQLRRRYLFPSEVELDCEDEAKPETPTAVEKKKRPLPRLNIHSGFWILASIVVTYYVDFFKTFKDNFHTNSWFLFGGALLFVSLSIAFYCIVYLEWYRGIEEYDVKYPTLVPITTATFIAAGICFNLALWNVWSFFTPLLLFTQFMGVVMFISLLG, encoded by the exons ATGGACGCTCCGTGGGCTCGGGAGCAGCTACGGCGCCGTTACCTATTTCCTTCCGAAGTAGAGCTGGACTGCGAGGACGAGGCCAAGCCAG AAACACCCACAGCTGTTGAGAAAAAGAAGAGACCTCTTCCAAGACTTAACATTCATTCTGGATTCTGGATTTTGGCATCCATTGTTGTGACCTATTATGTTGATTTCTTTAAAACCTTTAAAGACAATTTTCACACCAATAG TTGGTTTCTCTTTGGTGGAGCCTTGTTGTTTGTCAGCCTGTCAATTGCATTTTACTGCATAGTCTATCTGGAATGGTATCGTGGGATTGAAGAATACGATGTCAAGTACCCAACGCTGGTGCCCATCACAACAGCAACTTTCATTGCAGCAGGGATTTG CTTCAACCTGGCTCTGTGGAATGTGTGGTCATTTTTCACTCCCTTGCTGCTGTTTACCCAGTTTATGGGGGTCGTGATGTTCATCTCACTCCTTGGATAA